A single Candidatus Poribacteria bacterium DNA region contains:
- a CDS encoding glycosyltransferase family 39 protein, with product MNLSKTFRKHLPALSLWVVLLLSVGLKLNNLGHLNFGSVDECCHALVAKNLLKHPFKPTLIDIPYLPYREATWSENHIWLHKPILPLWQICVSYWTLGVSTFALRLPSAILSTFAAGFTYLIGTQFLTRRAAVTAAAIQAFSGFIMQLTHGYQFSDAIDISLLFYCELGIYGVVRTIKTGQWRFVLLAGIAQGLAFLSKTYPAFIITGVAFAVWLASKFSLAKKEECRLRGQHILGILITTILIAGPWMLYTAFQYPVEFKIEHNYIFRHLTENVEGWQAPWYKVFLYSAQILNLLTVPVVVAVCCSCLRLFREKNIGLYLLYAWGFGVLLPFSLATTKTPSATLISIPAFLLILGDFVDLTTRHKSNDSPYRRRIRVAWATLLVILCIGEGIQAWRVTQTHNEHTLSELAAFAGEHLPKNAVLLTETNVRKGETHYDYLRLMFFTEHTARPYYLKSAWKSLSRQVREQGGIPYIVTFRELDLPLLFKSEADKRTIYLAEPSD from the coding sequence TTGAATCTATCAAAAACTTTCAGAAAGCACTTACCGGCACTCTCATTATGGGTCGTTCTGCTGCTTTCGGTCGGACTTAAACTCAACAATCTCGGGCACCTGAATTTTGGGAGCGTCGATGAATGCTGCCATGCCCTCGTTGCCAAAAACCTACTCAAACATCCCTTTAAGCCCACGCTTATTGATATTCCCTATCTCCCTTATAGAGAGGCGACATGGAGTGAAAATCATATCTGGCTCCACAAACCGATTCTCCCACTTTGGCAGATATGCGTTTCCTATTGGACCTTAGGGGTCAGCACCTTCGCGCTCCGACTCCCCAGTGCAATCCTCAGCACCTTCGCTGCCGGGTTTACCTATCTGATTGGCACACAATTCTTAACGCGTCGTGCCGCGGTTACCGCTGCTGCTATTCAGGCATTCTCAGGGTTCATCATGCAGCTGACACACGGTTACCAATTCAGCGATGCAATTGACATTTCGCTGCTGTTTTACTGTGAACTCGGTATTTACGGAGTCGTTCGGACTATAAAAACAGGTCAATGGCGATTCGTCCTATTGGCGGGAATAGCCCAAGGGCTCGCCTTTCTTTCAAAAACCTATCCAGCATTCATTATCACCGGTGTCGCTTTCGCAGTTTGGTTAGCCTCCAAGTTTAGTTTAGCAAAAAAGGAGGAGTGTCGCCTCCGTGGACAGCACATTTTAGGCATACTGATAACAACAATCCTTATCGCTGGCCCGTGGATGTTGTACACCGCCTTTCAGTATCCCGTTGAGTTCAAAATTGAACATAATTACATTTTCAGGCATTTAACAGAAAACGTTGAGGGGTGGCAGGCACCTTGGTATAAAGTGTTTCTGTATAGTGCTCAGATATTGAACCTACTCACTGTTCCGGTTGTTGTGGCAGTTTGTTGTTCATGTCTTCGCCTTTTCCGGGAGAAAAATATCGGTCTCTATTTACTTTATGCCTGGGGGTTTGGGGTTCTACTCCCTTTTTCACTGGCTACCACGAAAACGCCGAGTGCGACGCTCATCAGTATACCTGCATTTCTATTGATACTCGGTGACTTCGTAGATCTGACCACACGCCACAAATCTAACGACTCCCCCTACAGACGCAGGATTCGTGTTGCTTGGGCAACGCTGCTCGTGATCCTATGCATTGGAGAGGGTATTCAGGCTTGGCGGGTCACCCAAACTCACAATGAACATACACTCTCTGAGCTCGCCGCGTTTGCGGGGGAACATCTGCCGAAAAATGCTGTTCTTCTTACCGAAACTAATGTCCGAAAAGGAGAAACCCATTATGATTATCTCCGCCTGATGTTCTTCACAGAACATACCGCGCGTCCCTACTATTTAAAAAGTGCGTGGAAATCCCTCAGCCGACAAGTTAGAGAGCAAGGAGGCATTCCGTATATTGTCACCTTTCGCGAACTCGACTTACCTTTACTCTTCAAAAGCGAAGCAGATAAGCGGACAATATATTTGGCGGAACCCAGCGACTAA